The segment tttttaaaattgcttttaatgtttagctcagtctcttgtgtttttagtgtactacctcatattgttttgatgattttatcttatttttatgtaaaatgtctttgagtaccttgaaaagcacttttaaataaaatgtataaaattacatctataaaaaaaactaaatgtgatgTCAATGCTTTCTGTGCCATGACAACACGTGAAAAGTGAATTGTAAGATTTGGTGCAGTCGAGCCAGTCATCACtttttcaagaaaaaacaaagtacgAATTCATTTACAGTCAAGACATGTATTCAGCTTAAGTGTCCCTCACATCCATGCAAAAACAGCATTGTGGTTGCGGGTTAGTTTAAGACCGTCACGATGGGGTGATCTGCTCTGTATCAAGTGTCTGATTCTATAGGCTTAATTATTGTCTTTGCTTGCTGTTGCCTCCCTCTAGCCGTTGTGGTTACCCTCCAAACACACTGGTAGAAGCTCcagaacaacacaaactgctgagtTTCTGAAAATGGAAATGTCATTTATACTGTCAAAGAAACAAAGTAGCTGACTAGTGCGAGCACCCAGGTCTGCCTTTTTCACTTTCAGAATGATTGTCTAAAGTTGCTTACAGTATGTCCAAACCTATAAAGAGATAAATAACAAGCGACTGGACTCTGAATGCAGCCCGGTACAGACAGTTCAGCGCTTTGCATGCACATCTGAAATTACAATCTCTCCCAAAGGTGAACAGAATGACATTTGGTTTACTGGAAGAGATCTTAGTGAAAACAGATATGGGGTGATTTCTGACCACTGACAGACCACAGATCAGCATCCATAAATATTATAGAGAGGCCAACTGAGGGTGGCCATCCCACAAGCATTCCACAAATCTGTTTCTATTAAGTAGGACTGAGTCTATAATGTGCCACAGATAAAGGCCAACTCCTCCCGATCTCGGCTattctacatatatatatatctgtccTTTTTGTTAATAGTGAGATGCTGACAGATGGCAATGAATGCAAACTGATAAAAATCACTAAAGCGAGGGAGgtaatgtttcacattttactgCAAAACCAAGTTGTTGTGTTGAAAGAGCTCGTAAGCTTGCAGTCGAAGGAACACGCAGCTTCATGCTTCATTAGACGTTACACTCATTTGTGGTCCTGGTGTTCTCAGGAGAACGTGTGGTTTGATACAACAGCCCATTACAAGAACCTGCACTTTAAACTAATTTAGTGTGGAGATGGGTCTGTCAAAGCAAGAGCAGGAGGGCCTCTCAGAACCTCTTCTTGACCCATGACCCCACTGTGTTGCTCTGTCTCCTTGTggataagaaaaagaaaacaatctaATGAATAACAATCTCTTTTTCCTATTCCAACTCCCTTACTTTGTCCAGACCTAAAATTGGTTAAATATTATACTTAAAGTCATTTCGCAGAAGCTGATATTCATCACAATTTTCCTCGCTTTTCAAACGGTAGATATCTATACTGGATATGGTATCAATAATTACAAGGCATATCAGTGTACAACTGGAAATTGTGCCTCCCAACAATAGCATTACGACATGTGAAATGGCAGTGTGTTCAGAGCTGCGGATAAGTTGGTTTTATGCATGTTTGTTGACTAAAAACAactgaatcaaataaaaacaaacattagtaTTTCTTGACCTGCACAGGAAACCTAAAtcaaacagatttaaaactAATGTGGGCTTTATAGTCTTTGTCAAGTGTGTTTATCATGAAGCATATTAACCCTTTCCACTCATCCACAGACTAAAATGTAGCAAATGTAGCATCAGCATAGCTAGATTTATAGATTACATTTTGATATAATTACTCTCAGTGATCCTAACTATAGATCCCTGCCCTTTTATAGCTCTTTTTGGAGTACCCTCTTATGTCTACGTAGAGCTCCAGGGTGACttccttgtttgtttggttcagtttgtttatgtcatgtttacagCTCTTGCTTtgtcagtagtagtagtttaatACATTTATGTGAACACAAACTGGACCAGGAGAGAAAGGCAATAATGTGAACTCATTATAAAACTGAACCAAACTACAGGTGTGAAaaccttttctgctttttcatcCACACAATTATTCCAAACCTTGTTCTGGTTGTTGGTATTGCTGTGACAGAGGTTTCCTATCAGCCTGATGAGGTGGGCCTTGAAGCTGATGACAGGAGAAGCATCTCCGTCTCCACTGAAGGAGAAGTTTTGTGCAGCACTGAAAATATTCTTACTGGCCTTTCCTATAGCGTGCACCTGCTCCAGGAGCtctgcaaagaaaatgtgaaggGGGAAAAGTGGGAAAGCACAAAGAGAAGGgagataaagaaaaacagaaaaagtcaaTTTAATTCATCCCATCACATCTCGTACTACTTGTAAACAAATATGGAATTTGATTTCAACAGCAGATGCgtttactttgaaaatcaagtacagtgtttttatttggatcTGGACCTTTCACCATTTCAGGGAGTGTCCATTGTGTACAGATGACATATTTACCATAAGACAGCCAAATCAGACCCACAAACTCCAGTTGTGGACCCGGTCAGAgagggtgtgtgagtgtgtgttttcatttaccGACAGTGGTCATAAGAAGGTCAGGATGGTCCTGTAGGAACATAAACTGCCTGAGGTCTGAGGTCATCTCACACAGCACATCCAGAAGACTTATCACTGTCAGTGCCTCCTGCAGGACCTGCAGGGGATTGCAACAAACAGGTGTCGGTCCAGAGAGTAAGGATGTTGTGGCAGATAATTTTTAAGGAAGTTTGAAAATtttaaactaaaactgaaaaaacgTTTCTTCAAAtgtcacacacagtcataaGACACAACACCAGTTCCACAAGCCTGctaaacacacatctgtgtttttaaggtCTGAGGAAGATACACAGAAGTCAGTTTTACTGTCTGCACCTCATCACTGGAAGCGGAGCCAGTGGCCAGTGTCAGCACAGCTCCACAGCCTTTCTGGAAAGAACTAGCCAGGAAGCGAGCCACACTGGGAGGGACGCCACACTCATCTGAGTCCTCCTCTCTGAGCTGGGCAAAGAGCAGCTCTAATAGAGTAACtctgaaaaatacacacacatcttcatcaTACATCTGTAGTACCTGTAGTATTAGATTTAGTGTTTTCTATGTGTACTGGGCTTTTCTGGGTACATCAACTTGGTATTCTACAGTATCAATACGTCTTTTATTAGAGGTTTGATGGTGTTCATTATAGGATCAATTTTCTACGTTATGTAGGAAGGTCTACAgtgacatttactgtatgtcactACATTTAAAGTACCTTTCATGGTGAGACATTCCAGAGTACATGCTCTCCACCAGAGCTGAGGACTTGAGGAAATGCTGGGTAGCAATGAGAACCCTgtaaatgacacacacaataGATAAGTAAATAACAAGTGGtttacacacaccaacacagacacacacagacacacttacGTCCAGTCTAGGTCAGGTTGGGTCCTGCAGAGCTCCATCACCCTGAGTGCCAGCTCGATGTTCTGCGGCTCAGACAGTTCCTCCACCTTCGTTTCATCCAGACATGTGTGGAGTACCATTGAGGTGTAGTTTATGGTCTTCACATCATCAACACTGAGCAGCTGCCTGTTCACACAAATGTTCGGGTTGACACAATATGACAACTGTGACAGTACTGACAGATAATAAGTATTGGTGTACAAAGCTACGATATGCATAAAGTCTTGTTTAAAAACTCGACTGTGACGATCCCCAAACAAAACTTACAGGAGAAGATTTGGGAAACTCAGCTGCCAAATGTCATCTTTACACATCTGGTTTCCGACTGCTAAGTTACCGAGGAACTGGATCCCACAACGGAGAGCTGAGCCAGAGAGGATGCAAAGATCAACGTCATAAAAatgtcacctgaaaataatttcACTTAGGATAAATGACCTAATATTAGACTTACGTTCAAATATGTCATCTCTGCCCTCCATGTTTGTGGTCTGAAGGAGGCTCAGGACTTTGAGAGACACGTCGATGAAACCAAGCTCCctagaaataaaagcaaaaaaataaataaatgtacatgttGTACATTTATTTGCTCGGTCACAGAAGGTGGACAGAGTAACTGCAGCATTATAATAACGCAACAAATAGTCCATACAGTTTGTGatgtttctatatatttctcATACTCTCCCATCTACTAGTCCTAAAATCCTAGATCTTTGTAGCTGAACAccaccctgtttttttttgttgtggaaaATTCTAGCCATGACTGGTCAGTTCAGCCACTGGAtagaaagtgcacaggagtccgAGATGTCTCATGCTGAAAGCTTTATTGGAGTTTGGCCAAGGAGAGcggaggatttatcaataagCTTGCCATGACATGACTCGTCTGGCTCCTCTATACGTCACATGCATCTATAGTATAAGGTTGTTGTTGCCAATTGGACATCTGACTCTGTAGAAGCATCTACATTATTTATGTTGTGTCTAGGGAGTGAGACAGCACTATCCTGTGACattggttaccatagtaatgatcaaaATGTTgccctaaacacaaacacacagctgctctgcaCGTCATGGAGAGAAGCCAGTGTCCCCTAACAACCTAAAATTGAACACTAACCCTACAGTGACCCTGCGTGACCCCCCCCTGCAAGTGTTGCATTAACACTGGAGTTACCTGAGCACACACTGGTTTCGAGTGCTCTGGACACAGGCGTTCCTCTGAGCCCTGAAGCACTCGGCggtcagctgcagctgcagggcGACGGACTGCAGGTCCTGATCCTCACCGCTGACAGCCTGCAGCTCGTCGCGCAGCTGAGACAACACCTTTAAAAGACCGGagaacacctcctcctccacagcatCCCTGAAAGGGAAGGCAGCATGGTTACTTGGAGGAAAACAGGGAATGTGCAACATTATGAGCTGCTGCTTTGCATTGTGTAcatatactttgtgtgtgtgttgtagcactttgagatttgattcaaatgtaatgtgcattataaattaaatttattattattatttttattataactgCAGGTAGTGAGCCACCGTTACTGTTACAGTAATTAGTAATTAGTTACACCTGCCATGTCTGAAGATAGAGACCTACAGTCGACTTTTGGAGTAATATAACACATATTCGCTATAATGCGGTTAAGGTGGCTGAATTAACTCCTATCCTTACTGTTTATTATCATAGAAATGACACCAAACGAGCCTAAATAACACCAGTATTGATACTGGACCCGTGACGTTGAGCTGGATGTATTTGATAGTACGTAGCTGACAGCTGGACCTAGCCGAGGCGCTAACACCCTCGGGGGGTTTCCCGTTTAAAAAACGCATTGAATGACTTTGACCCACCTGTACTCCTTATCCCGGAGCTCGGTCGTGAATGTTTTCAAAACCTGCAGGTGCTCGGGGCAGTGTTTCTCATTCATAACGCCGGCGAAAGACGCCGAGATGTTCAAGTTGTTGTTCCTGGAAGCTGCCATGTTTGCCTGAATCATGCGCATGGGGCGGGACTTCCGGATGCCCCTCTGACGCGTCGTTGGTTCAGTCACCGGAGGCGGAGTCACGAGcatgtgctgctgttttcacCACCGCACGCTTGTCAACTCCGCCGTGTGGGTCCTCTTTACTGGAACATGTAGTTTGTGAGTGCCAGAAAGAGACACATTAAATATGCaacttttccacagcagccatttcatatgaaaaagtaaacacaggtgtcacCAGTGATTGTAAttaaggctctgttccattcaTGTTCAAACAGAGGGAGGGTAAATGGAAcaggaccttaattagtatcattgataACACCTGTGTGTCATGTCAGAATGGTCTAttgcaggggtcttcaaccaggggtccgtgacccctagggggtcctCAGAGGTACCGCTGCAGGGGGGTCCACCAATTTTTGTCacaataattgacaatttttttttaccaaaataatggataatgtgagggtgcagatatttgagaaactacaaacagatgAGGCATTTGCACTCCAGTTGGATGATTCAGTGGACGTCTCCAAAAGACGCACAACTTCTTgcatttaataaccaacaataacaacaataattaataataataataataataataataatattattttttttacatcattcaTAAACACTTATAGGCTAATaacacagtatataaataggttaataaggtgaaataaaagttacataaagtAAACATAAAGGTTATTTTcggccaggcttaaaatgtggGGCTCcctgtttagtttgtctctcATAGAAGGGGGCTTTAGGCCGAAAAAGGTTAAAGAGTCCTAGTCTATTGTATTAATTCTTAGTCCGAGCTGGGGTTATCAGTGATGGACAGTAGCATGGTGCTTTTCCTCAGCACTGTATCTAAAGatccaatgtgtaggatttaggagtattttattttgcaggaAGTGAATGTGgtatttattagtatgtttccattagtgtggaatcacctggaaataagaattgttgtgttttcgttGTCTTAAAATTAGTcctttatatctttatttatatcaAGCACTaatctagatatggccttttattttatatgtgaaTTTCGCAgccactgttgttttttcttggaggagagggtgaggtgtggaAGAGCATTCAGTTGGTTgaaatctgcaacttcaccaccaggtgccactaaatcctacacactggacctttaagaacaATTTTGAGGTTCTGCTACTTTATACAACACTATATGATTCagttcagagggaaatattcaACTGTTTAGTTATTgtatttaataaacaaacaaacataggGAAATATGGTAATTTATAGTAACTTGCTGataaagaagcttttttttcttgctttctccatgagtttaattttttattttttggcctttttgagctttatttgacagcgACAGCTtgaaaagtgacaggaatgtagggagagagatggggaatgacatgtgggaaagagccacaggtcagattcgtATGTATTACAATGTTTTATACATCACTTTGCTTTATATCCAACATGAGAAGATTAGATGTTTAAAAGTATGCAGGCAAGTGGGTAGCTCTCATCATTAGGCTCTCATTAGGTGTTCATATCTATACTTAGACATATCCACAGTATTGCATCCAATAATTTCAGAGATGAGACCAGTTCTGCACAGGCTGTAATTTGCAGCTGCACTCACATCTGAAATCCATTCACCTCCAGCAATGTTTAAAGGACCAATGATCGATTCATTAAGTCCAGACAAGTTGTGGGACAATTGTTGCAGCTGGAACAACAAAGCCACATGACAAACCTTTGGGATTTCCTTGCAGAGTGGCAAAATTCAGATTACAGGATTTTGCTCCGTATGGTTGTCCCCTGTGTTTTCACTGGCTagaaacagcacagcagtggTGAAAGGCAGATCAATGTGGAAGAGAGTTGATTATGGATGGTAAGAAGTGGCCTCCTCAAAGCAATTTGTCAGGTTTAAGCCGAGGTATTTGAATATCCAAACATTCCCAGTATAGGAGTCCCATTATTCATTCTTTGAATGGAATAACTGGAAATATCCTGACAAACTGGAAGGGGTACAGTACGAGGGAATCTGAAGAGTTGAGTTAcaggaaaaacatgacattcTATCAGATTTTAGATTTTCAGGAAACCTCAGTTATGCTAACTAGAAGACGGCTGGTTTAGTCTGCAGTGGTTCGATCGAGcagtaaaaaaacatcaacacaattAACCACATAGAGTCTTTTATTATTCACAGATGCTTGTACAATCTGATGGTACAAAACACAAGCTGAAAACAAGTTCAtagatgaacttttttttataatgaaatTAAGCATCTGGTCtgtaaaaacagatgaaatggAGCAAATATCAAACAGTTCCACACGTCTCAACAGCACTCATGACACCAAAGACCAAATTCAAGTTAAATACAGCAGACAGTGGTTAAGGAGATAACAGCACCCTGTTAAATTATAGCATTATTTATAAAACTCTTGCAAAAGGCATGTAGCTTTCAACACATTTGTGGTAGAGTAGGTATCAATTAAGAAATTCAGCTATTTTGTGGTGTGAAAAATAACTTTCTAACCATGCTAGCAGTGCGGCTGTATGGATGGCACTGTAGATTGGTTGGTCAGCCACTTTGgtgcagactgaaatatctaaatAACTCCCAGATTTGACAAAAATTTGGAGCAAAAATTCATGCTTCGCACAATATGTATTATAACTGGAGATCCCCTAACTTCCCTGGTAACGCCTCCATGAGGTttccatttgtggttttgagtgaaacgtctcaacaactattggatcGTGAAATGTACTACAGACGTTCACGACTCCCACAGGATGAATTTTAATACCTTTGATGATCAAAATGTGTTCAGTAATCAAAATAATATGGCTAAATGTTGATGACATTGCAATCAGCTTCAGCTGTACTTTAGGTTTACTGCTAATTAGAAAATTTTAGCATGTTTCAACTGAGATGGTGAaaatacctgctaaacattCGCAAGCATGTTACTGTAGAATGCTGACATTAGCAATTAGGTCAGGTACAGCTTCACAGAGATGCAAACATGGCTATATTATGTTGAAATGACAAAGACCTGCTGTGAATTATTGCCCAAACTGCTTCAGTACATTCAAAACACTTGCAAATGAACCAATAACAGATTTATCTTATCTTGCACACAACAGCAGTGACAtttgagttgtttttaaatgttcagcGAGATAAGGGTGGCACCTCCAGATATtcaaaactatatttaaatattatttgcaAAATTACATGTGGTTTTTGCCAATGCAGCATTTCCATTCTTCTCTTAGCTCAGCTCAGAACCAAAACTCAGAGACGAAGACATGGATGACGACAATGTTGCGATGGGAAATGACCCCTGACTTGACATAGTTCATAGCTACATTTACCACAAGATCCCTGGGGCCAATGATAGGTTTCACCTGTCGAACCACACCTGAGGGAGGACACAAACTGTGATAGTGACTGCAATTCACTTATGAGAGAAGTAGGCGTAAATGTATCATCAATAAAGGATCTCATAAAGAATTTACTGCCTGGTTCCAATTAATACTCCTTCCTCTTACCGATAATAATGCCCTGGTGGGAGCGCTTCTCCACGTCAAAAGATTGTTGGTCATCTGTAGCCAGGATGTCGAAGAAAACATCAGTGGCACCGGGTAGAGGAACAGGGTTAGCCGGCGCAACCGTCCGCAGGAAAACTATATCTGATGGAAGAATCAGTTTAAAGTTTCTATTAGTCTGATAGACACAAACCACGAACTGCATTTGGGTCTTCAAATGAGATATCTATGATATATGATTAAACAATTGCTCTGCGGGTTTAAACAAGTAATTGAATCTTATGCACTGCGGCAGGTTGGTGGGCGGAAAGTTTTATTTCAATGAGGCTGCAAATAATTTTAGAATTTGCTATTACAAGCTACCATGTTAACCCTTCCAACcccaaacactgtgtttctataacatttgtatttaacGGCCTCTCAGAATCTCTCATTAGCTTCAAATATGGACGTCTTGCACATTTTCCTTAATAGAATAACCAACTATTTGAAAATGAagaatattttatgtaaataacTGAATTCAAGATTTATGGTGGACTTAGCCTCATATCATCTTATaaccaataaacaaaacaggtaAAAATCGATTAAAGTGCAACAAGTCACAACTTGCAACCTAAGTCAATTGACTTCATAGGGGTCAAGACTCCACTATACAAACACACCTAAAAGCTGTTTCCTTGTCTTACCCTCAGGTTGACTGAAGTCTATAAAGGTTggtagagagagggaggtgtggGTCATGAGGTGGACAGGGTCAAGATTGCAATTGATGTCATTCGGTTGGCAGGCCTTAATACAACGCACACCGACTGAAGCATCTTGTCTGGATCTAAAAAGGCCAATAGAAAGGAGGgaagatgaaaggagagaagTTAATGGGGAGATGTATGACATGTGCAAGAGGAGTAATCTATTAATTTAAACCTAGTCAGTGTATtcataagaaaacattttgacaaaatCTCCACAGCTGAGTTGAGCAAAAAGAACCTGGCAACACCTGAATAGCCCCATAGACCTCCATGGTTAACCAAAGACTGTATGCCTCAGAAAGAGGCCAAACCCTGattccaaaaccaaaaatgatGTTTGTTGGGTTCCCCAACGTGAAGACAGTGGCGTTTTCAAATGTAACCACAAAAACTG is part of the Larimichthys crocea isolate SSNF chromosome XX, L_crocea_2.0, whole genome shotgun sequence genome and harbors:
- the atxn10 gene encoding ataxin-10, translated to MLVTPPPVTEPTTRQRGIRKSRPMRMIQANMAASRNNNLNISASFAGVMNEKHCPEHLQVLKTFTTELRDKEYRDAVEEEVFSGLLKVLSQLRDELQAVSGEDQDLQSVALQLQLTAECFRAQRNACVQSTRNQCVLRELGFIDVSLKVLSLLQTTNMEGRDDIFEPLRCGIQFLGNLAVGNQMCKDDIWQLSFPNLLLQLLSVDDVKTINYTSMVLHTCLDETKVEELSEPQNIELALRVMELCRTQPDLDWTVLIATQHFLKSSALVESMYSGMSHHERVTLLELLFAQLREEDSDECGVPPSVARFLASSFQKGCGAVLTLATGSASSDEVLQEALTVISLLDVLCEMTSDLRQFMFLQDHPDLLMTTVELLEQVHAIGKASKNIFSAAQNFSFSGDGDASPVISFKAHLIRLIGNLCHSNTNNQNKVRELEGIPLILDNCNIDSNNPFISQWAIFAIRNLLEHNTQNQELVAALERRGTTDYSALKELGFLVEERDGSLLLKSVRKDS